In the genome of Ziziphus jujuba cultivar Dongzao chromosome 10, ASM3175591v1, the window CACTTCAATCTCTTTTAAATTACCAAATGCTCCTTGGTCAACAAATGTTTTCTGATAATATTGAAGTTGATCACTCCATACCTTTCCGATATTGAGGCTGAACAATTTCAGCAACTCTAAGTTGGAAAACTCAACCTGAGGATTCATTCcacaaacaaaaccaaaaattaaatacagaTCGAAGAGACAaacacatacacatacacatacatacacatatacacacacacaaacacacacacacacatatatatatatatatatatatatatatttatcaactaGCTATCCAAATTAAGAAGATTATAATTTGATTGAAGAGAAATTGGTTTACTCAACAAATTCTTACTAAGTCTACCGTTGGCTAGAAGAAACTAAGATATGCTAGTCTTCACTAactctaattaattaacaaacaaTACCATTCCTTACAGAAATAATGTTAATAACTGTTCCATGTGATGTAAAACAAAACTTATTAACCACTTTGGAGCTAGACTAAGCAATAATTATTTTGACATGCTTGTTATAAAGAATACGAATAGAAAATAAAGTGTTTATAAAGCTTGGGATATGGTGAGCACTCAATGGCAATTAAACACCACTTATTATTTAACCCAGAAGAATAGGATttctattatatatgtttttttctcagTATTTTATCATCCTTGCTCTCATATTCCTGTCCTCTCATGTAACATGAAAAACAACCTTCAACATGGAAAAACACAACATAACCTGGAATTTTACATGTGCAAGATTGTTTTTACATGATGAATGAGAGATGACCAAGAACAATATTAGAGCAGAGATAAGAAAATACAGTAgaacaatacaagataaatattttttctttccgaGTTAAAGAGGCGCATACCATAAGCATTTGGCGTTTAGTATTGAGTGCTCAATATATCAAAGTTCTATTTATGTATCAGAAAATTTACAGCAATTACTTAAAAGggtatacaatatatatatatatatatatacacacataattGATTCGATAAATaccatgtatatattttttacaactCTGCTATAGTGGACAGCACACATTCTATTACTGTTGGTGgaacgtaaaaaaaaaataataattcaacatGATGGAAACATCCCATCAAAATTTGTGTGATGTGTGTTATCACATGTACATTGGAAATTGGGTATTGTTAAACCACGCACTGCATGCCTAGTTGGAATTATGTTTTTCCAAAAGAGTTAAGGCATGTTTGGTAGTGTTTTTCTATAAGCACTTCTGTAGTAATATTTTCTTCAGTGGTACTTTTGTCAAAtagcactaaaaaaaaaaaaaaaaacaaaaaacaaaaacaaaaatgaaacagTTATcggttaaatattatataaaaaaattttaaaattacaattgggtaattttaaacaaaatgttttcaattaaaaaaaaaaaattatttgtcacCACTACTAGGTGCTCATCATCAGTAAAATCTATATTTACATTTCAATTAGTAATAAGTTCATGGTGCTAAAGGTTATTTTCCTTTTaggattttagttttaaaaagtcaaaactgATTTACATGTATTCAATTACTAATTGATATGTAAGTATGGATACCACTAAATGGTcactaataatgataaatagcaACACTCATTGTTTTGCACCTTATGTGCTTTTATTATCCATAGCACTACTTTTTTTTGCCAGTACATTGCCAAAATgcttttaattcttaaaaggcATATCAATCACATGAACTTAGCAAGTTGCCTCTTGCGAAATGGCCATCTTTCGTACtttgaaattttccaaaaaagttaagtgttgttaaaaaataaaaaaataaaaaaataaaaaaaaagggatggatttgttaataaatcaataaaactattatttttatataagaaTAAACTATAATTGCTATTTGTAAGTAGATTCTTTATATCTATAGATAGATAAGATAAAAGATTAGAAGGTCATTATGAGTAAAATACATAACTTGACATACAGTTTGATTAATAGAGGGACTAAATAACTAAATATGAAATGTAAGAGAGTGTGAAACGTATTTGTATAACAGAAAGGCTATGTAATTTGCCCTTTTACTATTACCATTTTGTTATACTGAAttgtaatatttcaaaatcatatGGTAGGTGGCAAATAAACCATTTAGACTTAGAATcttaaaatacttaaaattcaataaattattagtgAATATTTACATCAAGACAAATTAgtagaaaatatttattcaagCAGGCCAGAATTTTGTTCAACCCATTAAATTAAACTTTAACTTAATTTAGAATCCCCGGAGAatagcacatatatatatatatatacacacacacacacacatgtacaTTGAAGaggtatgaattttttattctttttgagaACTTGAAGAGGTATTAATTAGAGAAATAAATGAACACCAAAGAAACCATACATgaaaaaccaaaccaattccATCCGTAGACCTTGgcaaataacaaatattatggacatcaaaagaagaaaaattaactataaatCGAATTTAtagaatagatatatatatatatatatattacatacctTTTCATTAAAAAGAGGAATGGAGCTGGTATTAGTTGTACTCTTCGGTTGACGATCAGTGCAATACTGTAGAAGCTGCGGTAAATTTTCCAACCGTAATGAGCGCAGACGGGGAAACTCAATCTTAACATTAATGGCTTCATCGTTGTCAACTATCTCCTCTATCATCTCGCAATTCTTCACTTTAATTTCCTCAAGCAGTTTGGCGATGGAGAAACAGAAGATATTCTTCAATCTATGACATACAGTTACATCAAGTCGCCTCAAATTGCGAAAAGAGTCCGGCGAGAGTATTCCATGGCAGATCTTTTCCAACTTCACCAATCTTTGAAGCTCCAAAATCTCCAACTTCCGAAAGGCAGTTTGTCCAACCGAGTTTACGATGTACAGAATTCCAGCGTTATTTGCAACCTGAAGATGCTTACAATGTGGAAAACCGTCTTTATCTAATTCATAAGCAACACTATTCATACCCTCTAATCCATTTATTTCTATCGCCTCAGACCCTTTTAACAAATATCTACGCCCAAGCTCATCTAATTGACTGCTTCTTTCCAGGTCCATCGACAATTTTCTGTAATAAGAAGCTAGATACCGGTGAGAACCTGGCGTGGAAGGTGCGAAAATCCTTCCCAAGTTTATGGAAAAGCTTTCCAGTTTTTCCCCAAAGATGTCTTTTGGTAGAACATTAACATCGGGAATTGTTAGATCTAACAAAGAGCTAAGTTGAGGTAGATTTTTTAGCTCACTGAGACTGGCATTTCTTCTTTCACGGCCATTCTTTCCTTCAACCTCCCAGTTTTCAAACCAGGAACTTAAATTCAGCCATTCTAGATTTCGCAAACTCCCCAGGACATTTGGTTGAATAACACTAAGTCCTTCACACCTCCTCAAATCCAACACCCGCAGTCGAGTCAGTTGTCCGATTTCACTTCCCAACTCCACAACTATAGAACTTGAAAGGTCaagaatttctaaatttttgagCTCTCCAATTAGAGCTATGTTGCCCAATCTGCATTCATCCAAACGCAATGTTCGAAGATTCTGAAGAAAACGAAAGGATGAAGGCAGTGGATCCAAATTCACATAACTCAAATATAAAACTCTAAGCTCTTTCAATCCTTCCAAAAATCGATCTGCAATTTGACAATCAGACGGTCCACGGCGGTGCCCGGCAATCAATAATAACTTAAGCTGTGGACATTCCAATCTTTCATCTGGAAGCTGTTCAACGACATCTGTGCAGCTAAGGAGTGAAATTGCAATGGcatctttgaaatttttgtgGTCCCTCCTTCTCATGTATTCAACCAACTCATGACGATTTCTGATATTATACCAACGCCTCTCTTTGGATGCAATATCTATAGCAACATCACGGATCACATCATGCAATTTTACCCTGTCCTTGCCATAAGAACCTTCCAACAGAAGACTAGAACGTTTAAGATTTTCAACAAGCGTATTCATCTTACTTTTTGCCGTTTCCATCTCAGGAAAAGGGCCTTGAAGCAAGTCCAAACCAAAAGCATATTTCAACAAATCACCAGTGTCGATGTTTTCATCTTCTGGAAATAAACTACAGAGCAACAACAATGACTTTGCTTCTTCACTTGGCAGAAAATTGTAACTTAACTTGACACTGGAATACACTTTGTCATGCATTCCTTCGATGTTATCTGGTCTTGCCCTTCTTAACTCATCCAAAGCATTCTTCCAAACGTGGCAATTAGGTTCCTTCTTCAATGCACTTGCTACTACTGTTATCGCAAGCGGTAAGCCAGCACATTCTTTAACAATCTGAGTTGCCAAATCTGGAAACTCGGGCTTTCCATCTGAATCGTCTGTTGctgttttattaaataaatccatGGATTCACTTCCAGATAATTTTCCAACCTCAAAAGTACTTTCATTTCTCACATCATTCTTTAATGCATTATAAAACCTGGATGTCAATAGTATCTTGCATTGATTCTGATCACCCCCAAATGATATACCAACATCTTCATCCAAGTCGATCCTTTTCCATACATCATCTACAACCATGAGGATCCTCTTTTCTTGCCTCAATCGACTTCGTAGTCGATCTGCTCTGGCAGATAAGCTTGTCCGATCATCCAACGTAAGACCTAGCTCGCCTGCAATTTGTTGTTGAATACTTTTATAATCTGGGTATTGGGATACAGTGACCAGAATAGCTTGACTGAAAAGCTTTTCTTCCATTGCTTTTCTAGCAACTTCTTTAGCCAGCATGGTTTTACCAACGCCTCCCATCCCATACAATCCAATCATATTAACATTGGGATCTCTCAGTGCCTCCATCACCTTCCTCAAAGTTGACATTCTCGATTCAAATTCCTCGTAACCTTTGTTTCTGATTGAACTTTGACGGGTGGGAAGGTAAGAAACCTTCTCACCAAACCCCTCTGCAACTAGAATTTCACTGGTAATGCTCTGTACCATCTTCTTTGCTTTTCTGCTCAGCCGATGTCGCCGCACCGGGTTTGGGAATGAAACATTTAAACACCTCGTATTTGCTCGGCATTCGTCTCTTCGAAAATTTCTAGCCTCCTCAGTGACTGCAGGTACTCTGTCAAGCCACTCTTGAACATCGGCTTCGATTTCATGAGCATTATTTTTGGCCTCATCAACAGAATGTTGAAGCCGGTTTTTCTTATGCTCCAACTGTCGAATTACGGAGTCGAGGTTTTCCATATTGCTTCCATAGGAAAAAACATAGCCAATTTGTCGACCAACTGGTGCCACTGTGTATTCCGCAATTTTCGCAACAATTGCAATCACAACATCCATTTTTAATTCCAAAGCCCTGCCTCCCTGTTAGGTACTGTAGCTCTTTCgcttctttttttacttttttttttcttttttttttttttcaatttcacataaacaaataaaaaggacAATACAATATGACAGCAAACGAAATGAAATGATGCTGATCAATACATAGCGTAGatgaaaatatggaaaaataaatgagaatcAATATCACCAGCAGAGAAAGGCTCCGTCATGGATACTGATTAACAGAGGAAGCTGAAATAACAGGTATAAACTATGGATTCCACaacaaccttctttttttttctttttttttttttttaaatattctttagCAAAACTAAAACAGATCTATGTGCAAAAGTgctcccttcttttttttttttttttttttttttgggggggggggggggggggggtttcaaacaaacaacaaatcaaCAGCAAGGAGActgaaaatcaagaaaaagaaaaataaaaaagggaaattaAGTGCATACGCAATTATATACTGAAACGGGGAGAGCTGCTGCTTGCCTGCAAATGAATTCACTCAATTGGATCATAAAGCAATCAAAGATAGTCCACGCGACCTAGCTGATGAACGAGTGTTGGATATGaaaattgttgaataatattGGTAAAGTGTTGCTTTGAACAATAATGGATGGTAAAGTATCCTTTCTTTTCTAAAGGGAATCCTACAATATCCTACAACACTGGTTTAAATTTAATACTCTATCTTTAATCAAGATGGTATGGTCCCATtccttttaattaattcattttcatCTCATGCTTTCCACCTTAATCCAATGTACGAGTCTTTTGAATAATTCTCcacaattttaaaaagttacttGTATTGTGGGTGGGGTAATCCATGTTcaccaattatttttttattttttggacgtATATGATCCCCATTTTGAGATGC includes:
- the LOC107404488 gene encoding probable disease resistance protein At4g27220 isoform X3, whose amino-acid sequence is MDVVIAIVAKIAEYTVAPVGRQIGYVFSYGSNMENLDSVIRQLEHKKNRLQHSVDEAKNNAHEIEADVQEWLDRVPAVTEEARNFRRDECRANTRCLNVSFPNPVRRHRLSRKAKKMVQSITSEILVAEGFGEKVSYLPTRQSSIRNKGYEEFESRMSTLRKVMEALRDPNVNMIGLYGMGGVGKTMLAKEVARKAMEEKLFSQAILVTVSQYPDYKSIQQQIAGELGLTLDDRTSLSARADRLRSRLRQEKRILMVVDDVWKRIDLDEDVGISFGGDQNQCKILLTSRFYNALKNDVRNESTFEVGKLSGSESMDLFNKTATDDSDGKPEFPDLATQIVKECAGLPLAITVVASALKKEPNCHVWKNALDELRRARPDNIEGMHDKVYSSVKLSYNFLPSEEAKSLLLLCSLFPEDENIDTGDLLKYAFGLDLLQGPFPEMETAKSKMNTLVENLKRSSLLLEGSYGKDRVKLHDVIRDVAIDIASKERRWYNIRNRHELVEYMRRRDHKNFKDAIAISLLSCTDVVEQLPDERLECPQLKLLLIAGHRRGPSDCQIADRFLEGLKELRVLYLSYVNLDPLPSSFRFLQNLRTLRLDECRLGNIALIGELKNLEILDLSSSIVVELGSEIGQLTRLRVLDLRRCEGLSVIQPNVLGSLRNLEWLNLSSWFENWEVEGKNGRERRNASLSELKNLPQLSSLLDLTIPDVNVLPKDIFGEKLESFSINLGRIFAPSTPGSHRYLASYYRKLSMDLERSSQLDELGRRYLLKGSEAIEINGLEGMNSVAYELDKDGFPHCKHLQVANNAGILYIVNSVGQTAFRKLEILELQRLVKLEKICHGILSPDSFRNLRRLDVTVCHRLKNIFCFSIAKLLEEIKVKNCEMIEEIVDNDEAINVKIEFPRLRSLRLENLPQLLQYCTDRQPKSTTNTSSIPLFNEKVEFSNLGFLILFDLNIGRVWSDQLQYYQKTFVDQGAFGNLRNIEVSGCDNLKALIPLSLATSLVHLVVLNVGRCKVMEEIVYSTEESGEEIRLENILFPKLEFLSLSSIPKLGTIIRDSKSTRIDNEAEGIDSVAYKQPLFTSKVEFRNMEELYLESLDSLQMIWDTQLLEKFDNNLTKVIVTRCDNLKSLIPSSLCGSLVHLDCLEISGCESIREVVSIEESAGQEKFGKIFFPQLKSLVLYDLPELKRFCAGDCIECPSLKELAIKNCGKMETFISDSLPSHIDNENEEIESVNKTPFFVKDKVKFPNLEALTIRSNEVISEIWHDDQSSTLPFPKLKSIKLDSILSESCKFSFKFFQRLEHLDHVGISSLLMESIISSDEAHDIPMPLRKLDLDALPKLVHLCDEGVQTCKTFRVVEVLNVSRCERLKSLMTSSMCFQNLTTLSVSDCDALENLMASAAAAKSLQQLTEMKVRNCKRMTQIIGNNHEAECDVETEQNEIGFSNLQILTLHDLCSLGKFYSGNNIIRLPNLEELIVNKCPEMGTFSHGTVYTPRLYRITIKLKHDWLIDFPKRARNDEVEYQRLLEGDVNRTLKKHWEDHQTAATSSQPNIT
- the LOC107404488 gene encoding disease resistance protein At4g27190 isoform X2 yields the protein MDVVIAIVAKIAEYTVAPVGRQIGYVFSYGSNMENLDSVIRQLEHKKNRLQHSVDEAKNNAHEIEADVQEWLDRVPAVTEEARNFRRDECRANTRCLNVSFPNPVRRHRLSRKAKKMVQSITSEILVAEGFGEKVSYLPTRQSSIRNKGYEEFESRMSTLRKVMEALRDPNVNMIGLYGMGGVGKTMLAKEVARKAMEEKLFSQAILVTVSQYPDYKSIQQQIAGELGLTLDDRTSLSARADRLRSRLRQEKRILMVVDDVWKRIDLDEDVGISFGGDQNQCKILLTSRFYNALKNDVRNESTFEVGKLSGSESMDLFNKTATDDSDGKPEFPDLATQIVKECAGLPLAITVVASALKKEPNCHVWKNALDELRRARPDNIEGMHDKVYSSVKLSYNFLPSEEAKSLLLLCSLFPEDENIDTGDLLKYAFGLDLLQGPFPEMETAKSKMNTLVENLKRSSLLLEGSYGKDRVKLHDVIRDVAIDIASKERRWYNIRNRHELVEYMRRRDHKNFKDAIAISLLSCTDVVEQLPDERLECPQLKLLLIAGHRRGPSDCQIADRFLEGLKELRVLYLSYVNLDPLPSSFRFLQNLRTLRLDECRLGNIALIGELKNLEILDLSSSIVVELGSEIGQLTRLRVLDLRRCEGLSVIQPNVLGSLRNLEWLNLSSWFENWEVEGKNGRERRNASLSELKNLPQLSSLLDLTIPDVNVLPKDIFGEKLESFSINLGRIFAPSTPGSHRYLASYYRKLSMDLERSSQLDELGRRYLLKGSEAIEINGLEGMNSVAYELDKDGFPHCKHLQVANNAGILYIVNSVGQTAFRKLEILELQRLVKLEKICHGILSPDSFRNLRRLDVTVCHRLKNIFCFSIAKLLEEIKVKNCEMIEEIVDNDEAINVKIEFPRLRSLRLENLPQLLQYCTDRQPKSTTNTSSIPLFNEKVEFSNLELLKLFSLNIGKVWSDQLQYYQKTFVDQGAFGNLKEIEVSECDNLKALIPLSLATSLVHLQDLNVGSCEVMEEIVYSTEDSGEEIRLENILFPKLEYLSLGSIPKLGTIIRDSKSTRIDNEAEGINSVAYKQPLFNSKVEFSNLGFLILFDLNIGRVWSDQLQYYQKTFVDQGAFGNLRNIEVSGCDNLKALIPLSLATSLVHLVVLNVGRCKVMEEIVYSTEESGEEIRLENILFPKLEFLSLSSIPKLGTIIRDSKSTRIDNEAEGIDSVAYKQPLFTSKVEFRNMEELYLESLDSLQMIWDTQLLEKFDNNLTKVIVTRCDNLKSLIPSSLCGSLVHLDCLEISGCESIREVVSIEESAGQEKFGKIFFPQLKSLVLYDLPELKRFCAGDCIECPSLKELAIKNCGKMETFISDSLPSHIDNENEEIESVNKTPFFVKDKVKFPNLEALTIRSNEVISEIWHDDQSSTLPFPKLKSIKLDSILSESCKFSFKFFQRLEHLDHVGISSLLMESIISSDEAHDIPMPLRKLDLDALPKLVHLCDEGVQTCKTFRVVEVLNVSRCERLKSLMTSSMCFQNLTTLSVSDCDALENLMASAAAAKSLQQLTEMKVRNCKRMTQIIGNNHEAECDVETEQNEIGFSNLQILTLHDLCSLGKFYSGNNIIRLPNLEELIVNKCPEMGTFSHGTVYTPRLYRITIKLKHDWLIDFPKRARNDEVEYQRLLEGDVNRTLKKHWEDHQTAATSSQPNIT